A region of the Pseudorca crassidens isolate mPseCra1 chromosome 9, mPseCra1.hap1, whole genome shotgun sequence genome:
aatGAGCTGGGCTTTCAAGATAGCAAAAATATTCCCTTAAGACCCcaaagtaagggcttccctggcagcgtgggttcgagccctggtctgggaagatcccacatgccgcggagcaactgaacccatgtgccacaactactgagcctgcgctctagagcccgcgagccgtaactactgagcctgggtgccacaactactgaagcctccatgcctagagcccgtgctccgcaacaagagaagccaccgcaatgagaaatgagaagcccgcgcaccgcaatgaagattcaacgcagacaaaaaaagaagagacccCAAAGTAAGGCTGAAAAACTCAAAGGAGTCAACGTCTCTAGAGAAGGAGGGCAGAGGGTTTGTGTTGGCCAGTAATCCCAAAGAGGGGGGCTTGTGCTTtctctgcttccccctccccacagcgTGCCGAGCTTGGGGCAGATGAGATGCTTTACCTCCATCTTATGAACTGGATTCTTGTTCTTtcctccaggacctcctgactctGGTTTGTTAACAAACCAGACTTTGAGAGGTGGTGCTTCACCTAGGAAATCCGGGTGGAGTCCAGTGGTTACTGCCCAGCAAGGACCCCACGGCCAGGGTGGAGCCCAGCCTGGACAAGCTCTGCCCACTTGCCCAGGACCCTTTGCGGTAGGACccacctccccctttccctccccttgccccctccccaggaTGGGCGGCTCAAAGGTTCCATTACCTCGTCTCTGGTCACATGTACATCTTGGCCATGCGTGGGAGGGCAGTTGGTGGACATCTTCTCCTTTATGTCCTGGGAAGCCTCTTCTTCAGTCTGAAAGACAAGCAATTTCCCTCAGAAAGTGTCACTCTATCTGGCCCCaattctccctcctcttccttttcctgtttcttcttcccCATCACAACACACACATGCGTGCCCACACAAACACGCCGTATCGCACAGTTCCTGCTATTAGCTCGTCTACTGCTACCTTCCTGTGGAATTCCAGGGACTCAGTAAGTCATGGGCCCAAGGTCCTCCTGAGACACCCTGCAGTGGGGCCACGCATCTGAaaccccctcccctcctgtgTGCCTGAGAAGCAGGGCGGGGCTGGTGGTGACGCCAGCCCATCTCTGGCGAGGGGACAGCCTGGGTCCTTCTGGACATGTGGTGAATCAGACACGGCTCTAGGCAGGCTGGTGGGCAATGAGCTTGGGTTTCCTGGTTGTAGGGGGAGGGAGTCCAGCTCCCTGCACCCACTGAGGTCAGCTCTCTACAATCTGTGGTACCCTGAGTCCCAGAGGAATCTCACTCACCTTTTTCAACCAATGCTGTACTACAGACACAGCCTCGCTCTCCACAACTTCCACGTCCTGCAACAAAGTGGTAAGTCGATGCCCTCAGAATACAGAGAGACCCAGCCCCTCCTCCATTATCCACAGTTAGCACTGTGAGATCTTCTCTCCAGAAGTGCAGCAGGGGCTCAGAGGGGAAACGATACCTGACACACTTTCCACGTGGCTACCACCAGCCCCACTTACCGAACTGACTTTCGGTGGGAAGGGGAACCCGGCACCTTTCCGGGCGAGAATGTACACAATCCATGTTGTAATTATCATCTTTGGACTTACACCAGGCCTCCTTCGTGGCTCCCTCCTTCCACTGAAGCAGGCTGAGAACTCCTCTGGCACAAGGAGGTCCTTGGAGGGAGGTGCCCACCTGATTGGCTGGCCAATGATGATGTGACAATGACCTCCTTTAATCCCCAGGGTCAGAGTGTAGAAAAGAAAGGTGAGGAAGTGTCCACATTAGTGATGGCCACAGCTCAGaaatggaggtgggaggtgggcagtCAGGATATGAGCCTGAGAAAGATACAAGAGGGAAGTTACTGAATCAAAGATAGAAATTATGGAGGGTAAGGGAGGCTTATGGCTGGTCACCCACTCTTGAGCACTGCTGAAGCAGAAAGAGATTTTATAGTCAAAAGAATACATTTGTAACAAAATAACCTGGGCCCTCTAGACATTCGTTCAAACCACGCCACAGCATTTCTTATTCTTCCTCTTACAAATGGGGAGAAAGGGCCTGTCCGCCCAGAAAACATCAAAGATGGAGGAGCACAACTCTCAACAAGGACGTTTTACTTTTGTGTCTATTTTGTTTACACAAGTGATTCAAATCACAAAAAATAATCCAAACAATAAGAGGTAAAGGGTAAAAAGTGTAAGTGCCATTTCTTGTGAAGATATTTCCTGATTTTCCCAAGCCACCCACAGTGGACTGCCTAGGTGGAAATGGAAGGGGGGCTCTGTTGTGACTTCATAGTTGGGGGCAAACAATTGACAGGGGCTCAGAAAACTGCTATTCCCATCTAGAACCTTCACCAGGGAAGTGAAGTTCACGATATCCTAAAGCAAATGTTTAGCTGCTCTCTAAAGTAGTTGTAGCCTAACCCTGAGACTATTCTCAAGGTCTCAGAAATGAGGGTTGTAATCCTGTCTCCACCACTAACCTGTTATGCGATGTTGACAAAATCATTAGTCCCTCTGGTCCTAGTTTCTTTgtcttcaaaatgaaaagaaaaggataatGTTTCTAGTTTTCTTCCAGCTCTAACAGTCTATAAATGTTCTATTCCGATTCTTCTGAAGAGTATAGAAAACCTTTATCTCACTCTCCCCAACGTCCCTAAAATAGCCACTATATCTCCTCACTCTCAACAAATCATCTCAACTTTACATCTTCTCTAGGCTATGCCAAGGCAACAAACAAGTCCCCAAATGAAAGCCGAGACTCACTCTCACTCTCAAAACACAAGTTCAGGGTAGCTGTGCTCCACTTGGTGACTTAGAGATACAGGGATGAATCCGTCCTCTGGCTCCATGCTGTCAGCATGTGACCTCTATGACTGccaaacaaaggaagagaacacATGGAGGAATAAAATCACCTCTTCTGTTCCAGCCCAAAGGCTTCTTCTTAAAGCTTTTTGGCCAGTATTGGTCATATGACCCCAAACCAATGCCAAGGGAGACTGGAAACTGCAAACCAAAAGATGAAATTACTCATCAACACCTCTGTTTCTGCTACTATCTCCTAAAAACTCTTTCCATCCTTACTGATGTAATTTCATTGTTTGAATACTTAAAACATCAAtgttattcaaaaattaaaactacatgaAAAGACAAACTCAGGGAAGTTCcatctccttccctgtctcttcaactttgttcttcagaaGGATTTTCATAAGTTTCTAGGCTGTGCATCTGTGTTTATgtttccaaaatgaaacacatacATAAATCTATTCTCACATTTTATTACTATGTTATGAAATGCatacagtaaaatatataaatacattcacagctcagaaaaaaattttaagcatgtgtgcacacacgcgcacacacacatacgtgtgtttatatacacacacgcacacacatacacatgtttaaccaccacccagatcaagacatagaacatttccagcacCCCAACAGGCCCCCAGACCCACAAGGGAACCAACATTTTGACATCTATCACCATAAGTGTTTTGCCTAGTATCCCACTGTATTACCATAACACAAATTATCTATCAAATTTACAACTGATGGACATCTGTGTTATATCTAGAAGTTTGACGCTTTTTAAAGTACTGCTGCTACGAACATTCTTTTACCTATCTTTTCCTTGACATAATCACTAAATCTTCTGTACATATACATAACAAAGAGCAGAGTTGCTAGGTCATAGGCTTTACATATATTTAGTACTAGTATATAACAGagtactggggacttccctgctggcgcaatggataagactctgcactcccaatacAGAGGGTCCAGGTTCGATcactgatcagggaactagatcccacatgcatgccgcaactatgagttcacatgccacaactaaggagcccatctgccgcaactaaggagccagtgagctgcaactaaggagccaacctgctgcaactaagacctggtgcaaccaaataagtaaataaacaaaatatttaaagaataaaaataggggcttccctggtggtccacctgccgatgtaggggacatgggtttgtgccccagtccgggaggatcccacatgccacggagcggctgggcccgtgagccatggccgctgagcctgtgcgtccagagcctgtgctccgcaacgggagaggccgcaacagtgagaggcccgcgtaccgcaaaaaaaaaaaagaataaaaataaaaacaaattctcacaaaatgttaaaaaaacaaaagagtacTGCAAGGCAGTTGTACAAACTACTGCCTGTAATAGTTACTTCATGTTtctgccaacacttgttattgtcacTATTTTAAAGTTTAGACAGATGATTGGAGTTATAATGCTAATCAGGAATAGTTTACTTTTCACTTAAGTGATTAATGGCATTATGCATCGGAGctacatggtaactctatttttgaggaactgtcaaaatCTTTCCTAAATGGCAGTATCATTTCACATTCCCTCCATTAATAcatgagagttccaatttctccacatctttgccaacattgtTAGCATCTGTCACTCTGATATGAGACATTCTAGTGACTATgaagtagtatcccattgtggttttgatttgtatttccctaatgattaatgatgccacgcatcttttcatgggcttattggccatttgtatatcttctttggagaaatgtatattcaaatcctttgccatTTTACAATTGacttatttgtcttttattgttgagttgtaagagttccttaTGTATTCTGTGTACAAGTGTCTTATCAGATACatgcttagcaaatattttctcctattctatgggctgtcttttcactttcttgatgatatCATTTGAAGAACAAAGTGATCAATAAAGTCATCATTTATCACACAAAacgatgaagtccaatttatctatttttacttttgttgcttgtgcttttggtgccatATCTAAGGAACTGTTGCCTAGCCCATCatggtcatgaagatttattcctttgtttcttctaatagtttaACACCTGtagcttttacatttatgtctatgGTCTATTTTCAGTTATATACGATGTGAGGTGGGGGGGTCCAacctcattcttttgcatgtggaatccagttgtcctagcaccattcgttaaaaaaagaagtacttTCTCCATTGAACTGTGTtggtacccttgtcaaaaattaattaactataaATGTAAGGGTTTGTTTCTGAACGGTCAACTCCTTTCCATTGATATATGtatctatccttatgccaatgccacactgtcttgattactatagctttctaGTATGTTATGACATTGAGAAGTGTGagtctccaactttgttctcttttttaagattattttggctattgtgagttccttgcatttccacatgaattttaggatcagaaCTGTCAagttttgcaaaaagaaaaaaaaagccttggcatcttgatagggattgcattgaatctgtggattgatTGGAGAGTACTGTCATCTTCACAACaatcttccactccaagaacatggagtttttctatttatttatatattctttaatttctttcatcgaagttttgtagttttcaatgtacaagtcttgtatttcatttattaggTTTATccctaagcattttattctttttgatgctattgtaaatggaattttcttaatttcatttttgaatttgGCATTTCTTCTGTATAGAAATATAGTGGATTTTTAAGTATTAACCTTGTACTTTATAACTTTGCTTAAATCATTGTTTGTAACAGTCTTTAGTggttttcttagaattttctacatacaagatcatgtcttctatgaatagagataattttccttcctttccaatctggatgccttttctttttcttgcacaaCTGCCCCAGCTATGCATTGTTAAGTAAAACTGGAGAGAGTAGATATTCTCTTCTCACTCCTGATTTTAAGAGAAAAGCATTGTCTTTTATCATTAAGTATGGCATTAAATGAGGGGTCTTTGTAGATGCCTTTTATCAAGTTGAAGACTTTTCCTTCCTATTCCTAGCTTTTGAGTGTTTTTCTCACCAAAAAGCATTGGAtcttgccaaatgctttttctgcatttgagatgatcatgtggtttttgtctttcactctattaatatcatatattaatttttgattttcagatgttaaatgaGTCTTGTACTCTTGGAATAATTCCActtgtatataattctttttatatgttgcaggattcagtttgctagtattttgttgaggattttagatCTAGATTTATAAGAGCTATTGGcctacagttttattttcttgtaatggTCTTGTCTagtttggtatcaaggtaatactggcctcatagaatgaattggaATATGTTCCCTTCTCTTATATTTTTGGAAAGAGATTGCAAAAGATGGATAATATTAAACATCTAAATATTtggtatatatttaactttttaagaaacatcAAGCTTTCTTCAAAAGAGGCTgtgacattttacattcccaccaggaatgtatgaaggtttgcatttctctgtatCTTTATAACACTcatattgtctttttattttataaatttatttattctttggctgcatttggtctttgtagctgcatgcgggctttctctagttgcagcgagtgggggctactcttcgttgcagtgcgtgggcttctcattgcagtggcttctcttgttgcggagcacgggctctaggagcacgggcttcagcagttgtggcacttgggctcagtagctgtagtgcataggcttcgttgctctgcggcatgtgggatcttcccagaccagggctcaaacccgtgtcccctacattggcaggcagattcttaacccactgcaccaccagggaaatctctgtctgtctttttaaGTCATAGCCATTCTAGTTGTTGTGGAAAGAGGTATatcatttggttttaatttgtattttcctaatcaTTTATAATGTCAataatcttttcatgtgtttattatttgcatactttttttttttaaatcttttggccgcaccacacggcgtgtgggatattagttccccgaccagggattgaacctgtgtcccctgcactgggggtgcagagtcttaaccactggatgaccagggaagtccctacatataCTTTAGTTGGTGTAATAtctattccattttttatatcaggtttgtcttctttttgttgagttttaagttctttatatattctgaatgcaagtcttttatcaaatatatgatttacaaatgttttctcccaatctgtagctattcttttcattttcttaatagtttctctctttttttgaaaggaaaaagctTTTACTTTTGATAACATCAAATTCTACGTTTTTGACGGAGTATGCTTCTGGTGTCATATCAAAGAACTACAAGGTCATGAGgactttttccctatgttttcttccagaagttttataattttaactctTATATTTAGGCCTATGATCCACTTTGagctattttttgtgtgtatagcaTGAGGAAGGATCTGAATATATCGTTTTGCATATAAGTATATAATTAtaccagcatcatttgttgaagactaTCCTTTCCTCCCACTCAACTGCCTTGGCAGCTTTGCTGGAAATCCAATTGACCataagagtttatttctgtaactcaattttgttccattgacctaCATGCCTAGCCTTACACCAGTACCACACTGACTAGATaattatagctttatagtaaattttCAGACAAAGTAGTAtaagttctctttctttttttctggctatcCTAGGTCCTTTGAATTTCCATGTAGAATTTAAAATTAGCTTGCcaattacttctttttaaaatactgttggaATTTCAATAGGCATTGTTTTGAAGCTATAAATCCATTTTTTCTAAGCTGTCTACTTTGTTGGCACAaagctgttcatagtattcccacAGAACCTCTTTAATACCGTGGGGTCAATGGCGATGTTCCCTCTTTCAATTCTGATTTTggcaatttgtgtcttctctctttttttcctgctcaTCTTAGCTAAATATTTGTGTTTACTATTGTTGTTAATCTTCTTGAAGACCACCTTTTGCTTACATTGtctttccctattttttttcctctgttatcTTTTGGTTTTCTATTTCCCTGATGTCTAATGCAATCTTCATTATTTCCCCCTTGTGCTTGCTTTGGGAATAAATTCTGCTTCAAGAATGCAATGGAGAAATTCTGCCTGAGTTTCCAATCTGtgggcctgccctgccctggacttgccagcctccacaatcacatgagtcaattccttaaaataagtcCCATAGGTAGAGAGACAGGTAAATAGATGATATAGGTACAAAGATGACATAGCTAGCCTATTGACTGTTTCTCTAGAGAAGCCAGAATAATATGAACTTTAGTATCAAGAATAGCTCTGGAAGAACAGAATTCTAAGGATGTTTTCTGAATTGGCTCTGGGGTTTCTGGAATTGGTTCTCCAGAGAGCATTTTCCATGACAAGATATGGTAATAGAGATATTCATAATATAACTATTGGATCCTCCTAATCAATACTTATAAGAGGTAAGGTTCTAGGTGACTGAATTCGATACTTTAGAACATTTCTGTGTAACAAGTATAAGGAGTTTGACTGGCTGCTCCTAATTACAGTAGACAaagtggggaaagaaaaggatgagCTTAGGGATTCAGATTCCCAGTTTAAGTACTGCATAAATGACCTGAAAGTTTCAATAGCTTCCCTGAAGGAAACCTTTATCTCCTGTCACAGTGCTGAGATTACCTTAAACCAAACCCGCAGTCTCACCCTGCAAGTGGCGAAATTACAACCCAAGTTGAGTTTCCAGCCTCACAAGGTGTCTGCTGGTGCCGTGAAGGTGTTGACTGAGAAGTAATGGGATCCTGAAGACTGGAATGGGGACATATGGGCAGATCCTGATGAAGCTGGGGATACTGAACCCTGACATTCTGCTGAGTCTTCTTTTCCAGCAGAAGCAGTCCTTTCACCAAGTTTGAAGAGATTAATCCTGCTTTGCCTCAGGAAACTGTAATGGCCTAACCCAAGATACTTGCCTTGCAAGACACTGTTGATTCTCCACAGGACCCATCCCCACTACCCCTATTGGCTTTTACATTTGTAATTGCACTCAGCAGTCCTTAACAGGTGAAGGACAAAGTGTGTCCCACAAGGAGCTGCACTACACTCCAAAGGaacaatgtggggcttccctggtggcgcagtggttgagagtccgcctgccgatgcaggagacgcaggtttgcgccccagtccgggaaggtcccacatgccgcggagcggctgggcccgtgagtcatggccgctgggcctgcgtgtccagagcctgtgctcagcaacaggagaggccacaacagtgagaggcccgtgtaccgcaaaaaaaaaaaaaaatatatatgattttttccaACTTCTACATAAATAAATCTGGGGAAAGTGTGTGGGTGAATATTAAGGGTCTAAGATAATGGTGGAAGGAACCTAAAGTCAGATCTGGACCAATTTATTGATGCGGGTCCACTGAGCAGATTCTCATTTAATATTACAGCTTGAGGAGTTAGAAAGCGTTCTAACAGTTTGTTTGGTTGAAACATGGACCAGCA
Encoded here:
- the SPATA19 gene encoding spermatogenesis-associated protein 19, mitochondrial codes for the protein MIITTWIVYILARKGAGFPFPPKVSSDVEVVESEAVSVVQHWLKKTEEEASQDIKEKMSTNCPPTHGQDVHVTRDEVKHHLSKSGLLTNQSQEVLEERTRIQFIRWSRTRIFQVPSEVRNDAMRERIEQVRRSICHLTDEASQELHKTNSYSDC